A genomic stretch from Sceloporus undulatus isolate JIND9_A2432 ecotype Alabama chromosome 5, SceUnd_v1.1, whole genome shotgun sequence includes:
- the BPGM gene encoding bisphosphoglycerate mutase isoform X3, with product MAKFRLILLRHGEGAWNKENRFCSWVDQKLSSDGVKEAQTCGRHLKALGFEFDLVFTSILSRSIQTAWYVLEQMGQEWVPTEASWRLNERHYGALIGLNRAEMALNHGEEQVKRWRRSYDVTPPPITESHPYYHEIYNDRRYKHCDVPLEKLPKAESLKEVLDRLLPYWNGRIAPEVKRGKTVLISAHGNSTRALLKHLENA from the coding sequence ATGGCAAAGTTCAGACTTATCCTGCTGAGACATGGCGAAGGGGCTTGGAACAAAGAGAATCGCTTTTGCAGCTGGGTTGATCAGAAGCTGAGCAGTGATGGGGTGAAAGAAGCTCAGACCTGTGGCAGGCACCTCAAAGCACTTGGTTTTGAATTTGACCTTGTGTTTACATCCATCCTTAGCCGATCTATTCAGACTGCCTGGTATGTCCTAGAGCAGATGGGACAGGAATGGGTTCCTACCGAGGCTTCATGGAGGTTGAACGAACGGCATTATGGTGCCCTGATAGGTCTCAACCGGGCTGAAATGGCTCTCAACCATGGTGAAGAGCAGGTGAAAAGATGGCGAAGGAGCTACGATGTCACCCCGCCTCCCATCACTGAGTCCCATCCTTACTATCACGAAATCTATAATGATCGCAGATATAAGCACTGTGATGTGCCCTTGGAAAAACTTCCCAAGGCTGAAAGCTTAAAAGAAGTGCTTGATAGACTTCTTCCCTATTGGAATGGGAGGATAGCACCAGAAGTGAAGAGGGGCAAGACCGTTCTTATTTCTGCTCACGGGAACAGCACAAGGGCTCTGCTAAAACATTTGGAAA
- the BPGM gene encoding bisphosphoglycerate mutase isoform X2 → MAKFRLILLRHGEGAWNKENRFCSWVDQKLSSDGVKEAQTCGRHLKALGFEFDLVFTSILSRSIQTAWYVLEQMGQEWVPTEASWRLNERHYGALIGLNRAEMALNHGEEQVKRWRRSYDVTPPPITESHPYYHEIYNDRRYKHCDVPLEKLPKAESLKEVLDRLLPYWNGRIAPEVKRGKTVLISAHGNSTRALLKHLESLQVSRHTIKWQWTTS, encoded by the coding sequence ATGGCAAAGTTCAGACTTATCCTGCTGAGACATGGCGAAGGGGCTTGGAACAAAGAGAATCGCTTTTGCAGCTGGGTTGATCAGAAGCTGAGCAGTGATGGGGTGAAAGAAGCTCAGACCTGTGGCAGGCACCTCAAAGCACTTGGTTTTGAATTTGACCTTGTGTTTACATCCATCCTTAGCCGATCTATTCAGACTGCCTGGTATGTCCTAGAGCAGATGGGACAGGAATGGGTTCCTACCGAGGCTTCATGGAGGTTGAACGAACGGCATTATGGTGCCCTGATAGGTCTCAACCGGGCTGAAATGGCTCTCAACCATGGTGAAGAGCAGGTGAAAAGATGGCGAAGGAGCTACGATGTCACCCCGCCTCCCATCACTGAGTCCCATCCTTACTATCACGAAATCTATAATGATCGCAGATATAAGCACTGTGATGTGCCCTTGGAAAAACTTCCCAAGGCTGAAAGCTTAAAAGAAGTGCTTGATAGACTTCTTCCCTATTGGAATGGGAGGATAGCACCAGAAGTGAAGAGGGGCAAGACCGTTCTTATTTCTGCTCACGGGAACAGCACAAGGGCTCTGCTAAAACATTTGGAAA